The nucleotide sequence CGCGGTCTCGAGCGTCTGCAGCAGGATCCCGGGCTCGCGGAAGATGATGTCGTCGGGGCGCAGGGAGCTGGCCACCATCCACAGCAGCGGGTAGATCATCACGCCGCCGGTGAGGATCAGCGCCAGGTGCTTGAGCAGGGAGCGGATCCGTGCCCGGGTCCCCGGACCGCGGGGCTTCGGCGCCGGGGCACTCTGCGAGCCCTCGGTCTGCGCCGGGACGAGGTCCTGGTCGGCCGTCCGGACGGCGCTGTCGGCGATTGTCGAATTAGTCATCGTAGAACACCCAATACTTAGTAAGTGTTGGGAAAGCGTGATGCGCTTGCGCGTGACTGTCGGGACGGAGGAGTGGATCGTGGTGGCATGGCGTCTTCTTCCCCGCGCCCGTATCCCTCGGACCTGACCGATGAGCAGTGGGCGCTGATCGAACCGATGGTGCCGGTCAAACCCGGCGGTCGTCCTGCCAAGCACCCGCGGCGACGGATCGTGGAGGCGATCTTGTACGTCAACCGCACCGGGTGCTCATGGCGATCACTGCCCCACGACTTCCCGCCCTGGGACACCGTCTATTGGTACTTCCAGCGCTTCAACACCGAGGGCACCACCGACCGGATCCACAACGCCCTGCGCGACGCAGTGCGCGATGCCGCCGGACGGGACCCGATGGCCAGCGCCGGGATCATGGACTCCCAGTCGGTCAAGGGCGCCGACACCGTCGGGGCGGACTCGCGCGGCTACGACGCGGGCAAGAGGATCAACGGCCGCAAGCGCCACATCGTCACCGACACCCTCGGGCTGCTGGTCGTCGTACTGGTCACCACCGCGGCCCTGCAGGACCGTGACGGCGGGCGGCTGGTGCTCAACCGGGCACGAATGGCGATGCCCTCCATCGTGGTGGTGTGGGCCGACGGCGGCTACGCCGGCAAGCTGCTGGCCTTCGCCCAGTACTATCTGTCCATCACCGTGCAGATCATCAAGAGGACCGACAAGCGGCCCGTCTTCGAGGTCCTTCCCCGCCGCTGGGTCGTCGAACGCACCCTGTCCTGGCTGATGCGCACCCGCCGCCTGGCCCGCGACTACGAACGCCTCCCCGCCCACGCCGAAGCCATGGTCAAGTGGTCCATGATCGGGCTGATGACCCGCCGCTTGGCACCAGCACCAGGACGCCGACCATGGCAACCGAAAACCGCGGGCTGACCCCTTTCCCAACACTTACTTAGACGCGATGAAGTTGAGGGCGGTGAACGCCCCGATGATGAGGAGCAGCAGCCAGGCCATGGCTGCGGCGTAGCCCATGTCGAAGCGGCCGAAGCCCGTCTGGTACAGGTACAGCGTGAAGAACATCGTCGAGTCGGACGGACCTCCTCGGCCGCCGGAGACGATGAACGCCTGCGTGAAGGACTGGAACGCCTGGATGATCTGCAGCACCAGGTTGAAGAAGATGATCGGGCTCAGCAGCGGCAGCGTGATCCGGAAGAACTTTGTGATCTTCCCGGCGCCGTCGATGGAGGCAGCCTCGTAGTACATGGTGGGGATCTGGCGCAGGCCCGCGAGGAAGATGATCATCGGCGCCCCGAAGGTCCACACGTGCAGCAGGATGATGCTGCCGAGCGCGGTCCGGGGGTCGGCGATCCAGCCGATGCCCTCGATGCCCACGAGGGCCAGGAGCTGGTTGACCAGTCCGGTGGTGCCGAAGAGCTGCTTCCAGAGGATGGCGATGGCCACCGAGGAGCCGAGCAGCGAGGGCAGGTAGAAGACGGAGCGGTAGAACGCGAGGCCGCGCAGGCCCCGGTCGAGGACCATGGCGATCGCCAGGGCCAGCATGAGCTGCAGCGGCACCCCGACGAGCACGTACGTGAAGGTCACCTGCAGCGAGTTGTGCAGCCGCTCGTCCGCGAGCATCCGGGAGAAGTTCTCCGTCCCGATCCAGTCGGGCGCCCGCATGAGGTTGTAGTCGGTGAAGGAGAGGTAGAGGGACATCAGCATGGGGCCCAGGGTGATGACCACCAGTCCCACGATCCACGGTGCCAGGAAGACCGCCGCGGCCTTGTTGTCCCGCCTGTCGGCGCGGGGCTTCCGCCGGCCGGCCGCACGCTTGGCCCGCTTCCCGGGCAGGCGCTCCCGGGTCAGCTCCTCGACGACGCTCATGCCGGGACCGCCCCTCGGCGCAGCCGCGCCCGGGAGACCCGGAGCGGTTCGGTGTCGATGTGCGTCGTTGTCATCGGTATCTCCTCGAAGCGTGTGGGAAAGCGTTTTCCAGAGCTGCGTTGCGTCCAGGCTAGTGGCCGGTTCCTGTGACGTCAACCACAATCAACGGTTGTGTCGGCGCCCACTCGCGGGGCCGACCCGCCGTCGGACGGGAGCCCGGCCAGGAGCCGCAGCGCCTCGACCGTCGCCGGCGGGCCGTAGCGCTCCGCCTCGTCCTGCGCGGCCCGGACGGACGGCGCGACGCCCACGAGCGAGGCCGCCGCCAGGACCCCCGCGCCGCGCAGCTGCTCCGCGGACAGGCCCAGCCGCCCGGCCACGGCCACGACGGGCACCCCCCGGGCCGCGGCCAGCGAGGCCGCGGCGAGCGGCGCCTTGCCCTGCAGCGACTGGGCGTCCAGCGACCCCTCGCCGACGACGAGCAGGTCCGCGTCCTCGAGCTGCTCCTCGAGCCCCACGAGGGAGGACACGAGGTCGAAGCCGCGCTCGAGCGTCGCCGGGGTCAGGGCCAGGAAGCCGGACGGGAAGCCGCCGGCGGCGCCGGCCCCCGGGAGCAGGAACGGACGGGCGCCCTCGAGACCGGCCAGCAGCCCGGCCCAGCGCCGGAGCGCGGCGTCCAGCTCGCGCCGGGCATCGCGGTTCGCGCCCTTCTGCGGGGCGAAGACGTGCGCGGCGCCGTCAGGGCCGTGCAGCGGGTTCTGCACGTCCACGGCCAGCCGCAGCCGCACCGTGCGCAGCCTCGGGTCCAGGGCGGAGACGTCCAGGCGGGCGGCGGACAGCAGCCCCTCCCCGCCCAGGGGGACGGGCGCGCCGTCGTCGTCGAGGACGTCCAGGCCGAGCGCCCGCAGGGCGCCCGAGCCCCCGTCCGTCATCGCCGAGCCGCCGAGCCCGACGACGACGTCGGTCGCCCCGGCGTCCAGCGCCGCCCGGATCAGCTGGCCGCAGCCGTAGCTGTGCGCCGCCCGGGCCGTCGCCGGACTCGGACGCACCTGGTCCAGCCCGCTCGCCTGGGCGGACTCGACGACCGCGGTGGTGGCGCCGGAGGGCGCCGTGAGCAGCGCCCAGCGCGCCCGCACCCTGCCCTCCACGGCGCCCCGGACGAGGGTGCGGCGCAGCCGCGCCCCGGCCGCCACCGCGGCGTCGACGGTGCCCTCGCCCCCGTCGGCCAGGGGCACCGCCCGGATCCGGGCCCCGGGCCGGTGATCGCGCACCCCGGCCGCGAGCACGGCGGCGGCCTCGGCCGCCGTCAGCGACCCCTTGAACTTGTCCGGGGCCACGACCACCCGGGGCCGCTCGCCGAGCACGTGCGGCCCCACGTCAGGCGGTGGCGCGGGCGGGTGCGCCGGTCAGGGACGGCAGCACCAGGGACTCCCAGCGCTCCTTCATCACGGCGAGCACGACGTCCGGGTCCTGGTCGAAGATCTCCTGGTTGAAGATCTCGACCTCGACCGGGCCCGTGTAGCCGGCGGCGGCGACCCAGCGCCCGATCGTGCCGAAGTCGATCACCCCGTCCCCCATCATCCCGCGGGAGAGCAGGGCGTCGGAGGCGATCGGCAGGTTGAAGTCGCAGACCTGGTAGGACGCCAGCCGGCCCTCCGCGCCGGCCCGGGCGATCTGGGTCTCCAGCCCGGGGTCCCACCAGACGTGGAAGGTGTCCACCACCACGCCCACGGCGTCCACCGGGTGCGGGGCGGCGAGGTCCAGGGCCTGTCCGAGCGTGGAGAGCACGGCCCGGTCGGCCGCGTACATGGGGTGGAGCGCCTCGAGCACGAGGCGCACCCCGTGCTCGAGGGCGTAGGGGACGAGCTCGGCGAGCCGTTCGGCCACGCGCTCGCGGGCGGCCACGACGTCCTTGTCGCCCCGGTCGCCCTCGCCGCCCAGGACGTGGGCGGCGGCGGGCAGGCCGCCCACGACCATGATCAGCTCGCTCGTGCCCAGGACCTGGGCCTCCCGGATGGCGGCCCGGTTGCTCTCGAGCGCGGCCCGCTGCCCGGCCTCGTCGGCCGCCGTGAGGAAGCCGCCGCGGCACAGGCTGGAGACCTGCAGCCCGGCCTGCTCGATGATCCGGGCCGCGTTCTCGAGCCCTGCCTCGGCCACGCGGTCGCGCCACACGCCGATGTGCCCCAGCCCGGCGCGGGCGGTGGCGTCCACCGCCTGCTGCAGGGTCAGGCCGCGGGTGGTGCCCGTGTTCAGCGACAGCTGGAAGTCCGCGCTCATGCCGCACCTCCGGTGCTGCCGGCCGGCACGAGAGCCGGTGCGAGGACCGGCGCGCCGAGGCCCGCCGCGTCGAGGAAGGTGCTCATCCGCCGCGCGGCGAGCTCCGGGTCGAGCAGCAGCCCGGCCCGGTCGGCCAGCCTGAACACCTCGACCAGGTGCGGCACGGAGCGGCCCGAGTGCAGTCCGCCGACCATCTGGAACCCCGGCTGGCTGCCGTTGAGCCAGGACAGGAACGCGATGCCGCACTTGTAGTAGAAGGTCGGGGCGCTGAAGACGTGGCGCCCGAGCTCCTCCGTGGCGTCGAGGATCGCCCGCGCCCGGCCGGGCTCCCCGGCGTCGTAGGCCTGCAGCGCGGTGGACGCCGCCGGGTAGATGCCGGCGAAGATCCCCAGCAGCGCGTCGGAGTGCCGGGTGCCGTCGCCGTCGATGAGCTCGGGGTAGTTGAAGTCGTCGCCGGTGTAGAGGCGGACCCCCTCCGGCAGCGCCGCCCGCAGCCGGGTCTCGTGCGCGGCGTCCAGGAGGGAGACCTTGACGCCGTCGACCTGCCCCGGGTGGGACCGGATGAGCTCGAGGAAGGTCTCCGTGGCCGTGTCCACCGCGTCGCTGCCCCAGTAGCCGGCCAGCGCCGGGTCGAACATCGTCCCGAGCCAGTGCAGGACCACCGGGTGCCGGGCCTCGCCCAGGAGCTGGGAGTAGACCCGCAGGTAGTCGTCGGCGTCCCGGGCGGCACGCACCAGTGCGCGGGACGCCATCAGGATGACCTTCGCCCCGGCGCCCTCGACCACCTCGACCTGCTCCCGGTAGGCCTCGAGCACGGCGCGCAGCCCGGTCTCGCCGGGCGTGACGCCCGCCGGGTCCAGCTGGTCCGTGCCCGCCCCGCACGCGATGAGGTCGCGGACGGTCCTGCCCGCCAGGGCCGGGCTGCCGGTGGCCAGCGCCGCCGAGGCCTCGGCGGTCGAGCGCCGGATCAGCTGCTGGGTGGCCGGCCAGTCCAGGCCCATCCCCCGCTGGGCGGTGTCCATGGCGTCGGCCACGCCCAGCCCGTAGGACCAGATGTCGTGGCGGAAGCCCAGGGTCGCGTCCCAGTCCAGCTGCGCCGGCGCCCCGGGGGTGTTGTCCGCGAGCACCAGGGGCACCACGTGCGCGGCGGCGTAGGCCTTGCGCGCGGTGAGGGGCGCCTGCGGCCGGGTCCAGCTCCCCGGCCCGGAGAGCACGTGCTCGGTGCGGGATCCGCTGCCGTCGGGCAGGAGCACGGCGCTCACCGGACGGCCTCGGCGGTGCGCCGCTCGGCCGGGGAGAGCTCGATCGCCGGGATGTCGATGGTGCGGCGCTCGGCCGAGGAGCGCAGGCCAAGCTCGGCCAGCTGCACCCCGCGCGCGGCGGAGAGCAGCCCGAACCGGTGCTCGCGGCCCGCTGCGACGTCGGCCAGGAACTCCTCCCACTGCGCCTTGAAGCCGTTGTCCAGCTCCGCGTTGGCCGGCACCTCCAGCCACTGGTCGCGGAAGGACTCGGTGACGGGCAGGTCCGGGTTCCAGACCGGCTTGGGCGTGTGGGCCCGCTGCTGGGCCACGCACTTGTTCAGCCCGGCGACCGCCGAGCCGTGGGTGCCGTCCACCTGGAACTCCACCAGCTCGTCGCGGTACACGCGCACGGCCCAGGAGGAGTTGATCTGGGCGACCACGGGGTCGCCGTCCGGGGTCTCGAGCTCGAAGACGCCGTAGGCGGCGTCGTCCGCGGTGGCCGGGTACTCGTGGCCCTGCTCGTCCCACCGCGCGGGGATGTGCGTCACGGCGGTCGAGGTGACGGACCGGACCGGGCCCACGATGCCCTCGAGGACGTAGTTCCAGTGGCAGTACATGTCGACGGTCATGGACCCGCCGTCCTCGCGCCGGTAGTTCCAGGACGGGCGCTGGGCCTCCTGGTGCTCGCCCTCGAAGACCCAGTAGCCGAACTCGCCGCGCAGGGACAGGATCCGGCCGAAGAAGCCCTCGTCCACGAGCCGCCGCAGCTTCACGAGACCGGGCAGGTAGAGCTTGTCGTGGACCACGCCGGCGGTGACGCCGCGCTCCTGGGCGATCTGCGCCAGCTCGACCGCCTCGTCCAGGGTCTCGGCGGTCGGCTTCTCGGTGTAGACGTGCTTGCCGGCGCGCATGGCCTTCTTGAGGGTCTCGGCCCGGAGGCTGGTCATGGAGGCGTCGAAGACCACGTCCACGGTGGGGTCCTCGATGACCGCGTCGAGATCGGTGGTCCAGTGCTCCACGCCGTGCCGGCGCGCCAGCTCGGCGACCTTGGCCTCGTTGCGGCCCACGAGGATCGGCTCGACGGTCACGCGGGTGCCGTCCGGCAGGGTCACTCCTCCCTGGTCCCGGATGGGCAGGATCGAGCGCAGCAGGTGCTGGCGGTAGCCCATGCGGCCGGTGATGCCGTTCATGGCGATGCGGAGAACTCGGGGCTCGGACATCATCAACTCCAGAGGATTCGGGAAATTTGTAGGAAAGCGCTTTCCACTCTAGGGTTGGCTCAGTGTGACTGTCAACACGTTCCCGGTCCCGGACTCCCCGGCGCGGGGGCGAGACGCCCACCGGATGCGGTGAGGAGGAAGCAGGACCGGACGATGAGCGCAGTGACCCTCTCCCAGGTGGCCCGGGAGGCCGGGGTGTCCCTGGCCACGGCCTCCCGGGTGCTCAACGGATCGGACCGCCGGCCGGCCGAGCACATCGCGGAGCGCGTCCGGGACGCCGCGGAGTCCCTCGGCTACGTGGCCAACGCCCAGGCGCAGGCGCTGGCGCGGTCCACCACCGGACTGGTGGGGCTCGTGGTCCACGACATCGCCGACCCCTACTTCTCCTCGATCGCCAAGGGCGTGCAGCGCCGGGCCCGCACGGACCGGCACCAGCTGCTGCTGGCCGCGACCGACGGCACCGACCAGCTCGACGCCGTCGCGGCCTTCGCGTCCCACCGCACCGACGCGATCATCATGGCGGGCTCGCGGCGGCGGGAGATCGACCCCCGGCTGCTCGCCGAGCTCACCCGCTACCAGAAGAACGGCGGCCGGGTGGTGACCATCGGCCAGGCCTGGCTCGAGGGCGCCGGCGCCGTCACCATCGACAACCGCAGCGCCGGCGACGACCTGACGGACATGCTGATCGGGACGGGCCGGACCCGCTTCGCCTTCCTCGGCGGGCCGGACGAGCTCGCCAGCGCGGCGGAGCGCCGGGCGGGCTTCCGCGCGGCCCTCGAGCGGGCGGGCCTGGAGCCGGAGGCCGAGGTCACGGAGGACTTCAACAGCCAGGGCGGCTACGAGGCCGCACGGGCGCTGGTGGACCGGCTCGGGGCCGACGCCGTGCGCGGGCTCACGGTCGTGGTCGGCAACGACGTCATGGCGCTCGGCGCGATCGCGGGCTTCCGGCACGCCGGGCTCGTGGTGCCGGACGACCTGCGGGTGGCCGGCTTCGACGACATCCCCAACCTGCGGGACTTCTCCCCGGGCCTGACCACCGTGCGCTTCCCCCTGGAGCAGATCGGGGAGACCGCCGCGGACATCGCCCTGAGCCACGACCAGGTCCGGATCGAGCACGTGGTGGGCGAGATCGTGCGGCGCGAGAGCGCCTGACCCCCGCACGGCCAGGACCGGCCGGTCGGACTGCAGGAGGATCCGCTGGGCGTGCGAGCCCATGATGAACTTCCCCACCTGGGAGCGCTGGCGCAGGCCGATGACGATCCGGGACACGTCGTGCTCCCGGGCGAGGTCGAGGATCTCCTGGGCGAGGTCGTCCCGGTGGGACGGCTGGAGCACGGTGTGCGGGACACCGGCGGACTCGGCGGCGGAGGTGACGCGGCGCAGGTCGTCGTCGGAGGCGACCGACTTGTCCGCCAGGGCGCCCTCGCGCACGGAGTTGACGATCAGCAGCCGCTCCCCCCGCAGCCGGGCCTCCTCGATGGCGGCGCGGACGGCGGCCTCGCCGACGGGGGTGGGGACGTAACCGACGAGGATGCTCATGCGTTCTCCTTGACAGGGGTGCGGTCGGAGTCCTCGACGGACGGTCCCGCGGGGGACGTCCCGGAGGCGCTGCGACGGCGGAGGGCGGACTGGATGACGGGCAGCACGGCGACGAGCACGAACAGCAGCAGCAGGGTCGCCGAGATGGGGCGGGTGAAGAACCCGGTGACGTCTCCCTCGAAGACGAGCAGGGAGCGGCGCAGGTTGGACTCCAGCAGGGAGCCGAGGACGAAGGCCAGCACCAGGGGGCCGGGCTCGAAGCCGAACTTCTTCATGAGGTAGCCGACGGCGCCGAAGACCACGACGAGCATGACGTCGAACATCGAGTTGTTGATCGTGTAGGCGCCCAGCATCGTGATCAGCACGGTGATGGGGGCGAGGATGGCGCCCCGCACCCGGAGGATGCGCACGAAGACCCCGATGAGGGGGATCGACATGATCAGCAGCAGGATGTTGCCGACGTACATGGAGTTGACCACGCCCCAGAACAGCTCGGGGTCCTGCTGGACGAGCTGCGGGCCCGGCGTGACGCCCTGGATGAGCAGGGCGCCGAACATCAGGGCCATTGTGGCGTTGGCCGGGATGCCCAGGGTGAGCAGGGGGATGAAGGAGCTGGTGGCCGCCGCGTTGTTGGCGGTCTCCGGGCCGGCGACGCCCTCGATGGCGCCCCTGCCGAAGCGCTCGGGTTGCTTGGCCCGCTTCTTCTCCATGGCGTAGGCGGCCATCGAGGAGATCGTGGCGCCGCCGCCGGGCAGGATGCCGAGGAAGAAGCCCAGGACCGAGCCGCGGCCGATGGCCCCGGACGACTGCTTGAGGTCCGCCCGGGAGGGCCAGACGTTGGAGACCTTGTCGGGCGCCTTGGCCGCACGGTGGCGCTCCTCCAGGTTGTGCAGGATCTCGCCGAGGCCGAACAGCCCCATGGCCACGGGCACGAAGTCGATGCCGTCGGCCAGGTTGAGGTTGCCGAACGTGAGCCGTTCGGCTCCGGTGAAGACGTCGCGGCCGACCGTGGCCAGCAGCAGCCCGAAGCACGCGGCGATCAGCGCCTTGGACTTGTTGCCGTTGCTGATGGTGGCCACCAGCAGAATGCCGAGCAGGGCGAGCGCGGTGTACTCGGGCGGACCGAAGTCGAGGGCGAAGCCGGCGACGAGCGGGGCCAGGAAGGTGAGGCCGACGATCGCGACGGTGCCCCCGATGAAGGAGCCGATCGCGGCGATGCCCAGCGCGGTGCCGGCACGGCCCTGCTTGGCCAGCATGTAGCCGTCGAAGACCGTGACCACGGAGCTGGCCTCGCCGGGCAGCCGGAGCAGCACGGAGGTGATGGTCCCGCCGTACTGGGCCCCGTAGAAGATGCCGGCCAGCATGATGATCGCCGTCACCGGTTCGATGCCGTAGGTCAGCGGCAGCAGGATGGCGATGGTCGCGGCGGGGCCCAGGCCGGGCAGCACGCCGATCAGCATGCCGATGGTCACGCCCAGGAGGCAGTACAGCAGGTTGGTCGGTTGGAGGACGACGCCGAAGCCGTCCAGGGCGGGTTGCAGGAAGTCCATGCGGGAGCCTTTGGTCGGTGGCCGCCGTGGCGGCGGCCGTCAGAACAGGTGCGGGATCGACGTGCCGAGGGCGGTGATGAAGATCAGGTAGAAGGCGACGACGACGAGCGCGGAGTACAGGGCCGCGGCCCGCCACGTCTCGCCACCCAGGAACTTCATCCAGACGAAGGACAGGAGCAGGGCGGGGATCTCGAAGCCGATCACGGGCATGAGCAGCACCAGCCCCACGAGGGTCACGAGCCCGCAGGCGGCCAGCAGCGACTCCCGGGTGAACTTCTCCCCCTCTCCTCCGCGCCGGCCCAGGACCAGGTGGGACAGGCCGATCACGACGGCCACGACGCTCACCACGAACGGCCACATGCCGGGGGCCGGCTGCTGCGGTGTGCCCAGTCCCATGCGCAGGGACAGCACGGCCGCGGCAGCCGCCAGCACCGTGACCGCCAGGGTCGAGCCGAGGGCCGCCGCGCGGCCGCCGGGCGGCGGGCCCTCGGCCTCCCACCGGGCGGCGAGCTGCTCCGGGGTGAGCTCCTCGACCGCCGTCTCCGGGTCGTGGAGGACGTCGGCGACGGAGGCCGTGCCGTCCGGGCGGGACTGCTTCATGGAGTCGCTCCTGGCTGTAGTGGTCGGCAGGGCCGTGGTGGTGGTCATGGCGGCGCCGGTCCCTACTCGGCGAGGGAGATGTCGTGCTCCTCGACGAGCTGCTCGTAGCGCTCGGCGAGCTCGGTCCACTCCGCCTCGACCTCCTCGCCGGAGACCTCCCACGGGGTGAGCAGGTTCTGCTCGTTGAAGTCCTGGTAGGCCTCCGACTGCACGGCGGCGTCGAAGGCCTCGACCAGCCGCGCCTTGACGTCGTCCGGGAGCCCTTCGGGAGCGGCCACCGCCCGGTACTGGGAGACGGGGACGTCGTAGCCGGACTCGACGGCGGTGGGCACGTCGGGCAGGAACTCGTTGCGCTCCTCGGAGAACACCACGATCGGCGTCACCTCGCCGGCGTCGATCTGCGGCTTGGCCTCGCCCAGCTGGACGGTGGCGACCTGCACCTGGTCGCCGAGCACGGCGGTCAGCGCCGGGGAGCCGGAGTCGAAGGGCACCTCGGTGCCGGTGATGTCGGCCTGCGCGAACAGCACGGTCTGGGCCAGCTGGGAGCCGGTGCCCACGCCGGTGGTGCCGTAGCTGAACGAGCCCGAGGCGCCCTGCACGTCCTCGAGGGACTCCAAGCCGGACTCCTTGCTCGCGACCATCACGTAGTCGTCCTGGGACAGGCCCTTGAGCACCTCGACGTCGTCCAGGGACACGGCCTCCTCCTCGCCCACGGCCAGCGGCGTGATGGTGATCAGCGAGGCGTTGAGCAGCACCAGATTCTGGCCGTCGGGGGACGCGCCGGCGACCTCCTGGGTGGCGAGGGCGCCGTTGGCGCCGGGCTTGTTCACGACCGGCATCGGGACCCCGAGGTCCTCCGCTGCGGCGTCGGACACGGCGCGGGCGATGAGGTCGGTGGATCCGCCGGCGGCCTGGCCGACGGTCAGGGTGATGGGATCCGTCGGGAAGTCCGCCCCGGAGGCGCTGCTGCCCCCGCCGACGTTGCCGCCGCACGCGCTGAGCGCGAGGAGCGAGGTCGCTGCGGTGACGCCGACGAGCGCCGTGCGGAACGAGGTGTTCTTCATGGGTTCTCCTGAAGGGGTGAGGGATCGGAACCGCCCGACCGGGGCGCGAGAGGACTCGCACCCCTGTGAGTGGCATCACAAGCGGATCGGTTCCCGAGCCTAAAGAGGGATGATGATGCCTGTCCAAGCCAATTCGTGCATTGAGTAATACCCGGAGGACATGATGTTCACACTCGATCAGGCACGGAGCTTCATCGCCGTCGCGGAGGAGCTGCACTTCGGCCGCGCCGCCGTGCGGCTCAACATGACGCAGCCTCCCCTGAGCCGCCAGATCCAGAAGCTCGAGAAGACGGTGGGGGTCGAGCTCCTGGAGCGGGACAACCGCCGGGTGGCGCTCACGGCCGCCGGGCGGGCGTTCCTGGTCGAGGCCCGCAAGCTGGTGGTCGCCGCCGACCGGGCGCCGCTGCTGGCGCGCCGGATCGCCGCCGGGCGCTCGGGGGTGCTGCGGATCGGCTTCACGGCGGCCTCCGGGTTCAGCCTGCTGGGACCGCTGCTCAGCGAGATCGAGCGGGTGCTGCCGGACGTCGACGTCGACCTGCAGGAACTGGTGACCGGCGAGCAGCTGCAGGCGCTCGAGAACGGCGACCTCGACCTCGGGCTCGCCCGCCCGCCCTTCGACACGGAGCTCTTCGAGTCGCAGCTGCTGCTCGCCGAGGACCTGTACGTCGCCGCCCCGGCCGACCACCCGCTGAGCATCCTCAGGCGGCCCGTCACGTCGGCCGACCTCAAGGACCTCCCGCTGATCATGCACTCCCCCACCAAGGCGCGGTACTTCTACGACCACGTGGTGCGGCTCGTGGA is from Kocuria rosea and encodes:
- a CDS encoding IS5 family transposase, with amino-acid sequence MASSSPRPYPSDLTDEQWALIEPMVPVKPGGRPAKHPRRRIVEAILYVNRTGCSWRSLPHDFPPWDTVYWYFQRFNTEGTTDRIHNALRDAVRDAAGRDPMASAGIMDSQSVKGADTVGADSRGYDAGKRINGRKRHIVTDTLGLLVVVLVTTAALQDRDGGRLVLNRARMAMPSIVVVWADGGYAGKLLAFAQYYLSITVQIIKRTDKRPVFEVLPRRWVVERTLSWLMRTRRLARDYERLPAHAEAMVKWSMIGLMTRRLAPAPGRRPWQPKTAG
- a CDS encoding carbohydrate ABC transporter permease, whose amino-acid sequence is MSVVEELTRERLPGKRAKRAAGRRKPRADRRDNKAAAVFLAPWIVGLVVITLGPMLMSLYLSFTDYNLMRAPDWIGTENFSRMLADERLHNSLQVTFTYVLVGVPLQLMLALAIAMVLDRGLRGLAFYRSVFYLPSLLGSSVAIAILWKQLFGTTGLVNQLLALVGIEGIGWIADPRTALGSIILLHVWTFGAPMIIFLAGLRQIPTMYYEAASIDGAGKITKFFRITLPLLSPIIFFNLVLQIIQAFQSFTQAFIVSGGRGGPSDSTMFFTLYLYQTGFGRFDMGYAAAMAWLLLLIIGAFTALNFIASK
- a CDS encoding glycerate kinase, giving the protein MGPHVLGERPRVVVAPDKFKGSLTAAEAAAVLAAGVRDHRPGARIRAVPLADGGEGTVDAAVAAGARLRRTLVRGAVEGRVRARWALLTAPSGATTAVVESAQASGLDQVRPSPATARAAHSYGCGQLIRAALDAGATDVVVGLGGSAMTDGGSGALRALGLDVLDDDGAPVPLGGEGLLSAARLDVSALDPRLRTVRLRLAVDVQNPLHGPDGAAHVFAPQKGANRDARRELDAALRRWAGLLAGLEGARPFLLPGAGAAGGFPSGFLALTPATLERGFDLVSSLVGLEEQLEDADLLVVGEGSLDAQSLQGKAPLAAASLAAARGVPVVAVAGRLGLSAEQLRGAGVLAAASLVGVAPSVRAAQDEAERYGPPATVEALRLLAGLPSDGGSAPRVGADTTVDCG
- a CDS encoding sugar phosphate isomerase/epimerase family protein, yielding MSADFQLSLNTGTTRGLTLQQAVDATARAGLGHIGVWRDRVAEAGLENAARIIEQAGLQVSSLCRGGFLTAADEAGQRAALESNRAAIREAQVLGTSELIMVVGGLPAAAHVLGGEGDRGDKDVVAARERVAERLAELVPYALEHGVRLVLEALHPMYAADRAVLSTLGQALDLAAPHPVDAVGVVVDTFHVWWDPGLETQIARAGAEGRLASYQVCDFNLPIASDALLSRGMMGDGVIDFGTIGRWVAAAGYTGPVEVEIFNQEIFDQDPDVVLAVMKERWESLVLPSLTGAPARATA
- a CDS encoding dihydrodipicolinate synthase family protein, which encodes MSAVLLPDGSGSRTEHVLSGPGSWTRPQAPLTARKAYAAAHVVPLVLADNTPGAPAQLDWDATLGFRHDIWSYGLGVADAMDTAQRGMGLDWPATQQLIRRSTAEASAALATGSPALAGRTVRDLIACGAGTDQLDPAGVTPGETGLRAVLEAYREQVEVVEGAGAKVILMASRALVRAARDADDYLRVYSQLLGEARHPVVLHWLGTMFDPALAGYWGSDAVDTATETFLELIRSHPGQVDGVKVSLLDAAHETRLRAALPEGVRLYTGDDFNYPELIDGDGTRHSDALLGIFAGIYPAASTALQAYDAGEPGRARAILDATEELGRHVFSAPTFYYKCGIAFLSWLNGSQPGFQMVGGLHSGRSVPHLVEVFRLADRAGLLLDPELAARRMSTFLDAAGLGAPVLAPALVPAGSTGGAA
- a CDS encoding Gfo/Idh/MocA family protein produces the protein MSEPRVLRIAMNGITGRMGYRQHLLRSILPIRDQGGVTLPDGTRVTVEPILVGRNEAKVAELARRHGVEHWTTDLDAVIEDPTVDVVFDASMTSLRAETLKKAMRAGKHVYTEKPTAETLDEAVELAQIAQERGVTAGVVHDKLYLPGLVKLRRLVDEGFFGRILSLRGEFGYWVFEGEHQEAQRPSWNYRREDGGSMTVDMYCHWNYVLEGIVGPVRSVTSTAVTHIPARWDEQGHEYPATADDAAYGVFELETPDGDPVVAQINSSWAVRVYRDELVEFQVDGTHGSAVAGLNKCVAQQRAHTPKPVWNPDLPVTESFRDQWLEVPANAELDNGFKAQWEEFLADVAAGREHRFGLLSAARGVQLAELGLRSSAERRTIDIPAIELSPAERRTAEAVR
- a CDS encoding LacI family DNA-binding transcriptional regulator; protein product: MSAVTLSQVAREAGVSLATASRVLNGSDRRPAEHIAERVRDAAESLGYVANAQAQALARSTTGLVGLVVHDIADPYFSSIAKGVQRRARTDRHQLLLAATDGTDQLDAVAAFASHRTDAIIMAGSRRREIDPRLLAELTRYQKNGGRVVTIGQAWLEGAGAVTIDNRSAGDDLTDMLIGTGRTRFAFLGGPDELASAAERRAGFRAALERAGLEPEAEVTEDFNSQGGYEAARALVDRLGADAVRGLTVVVGNDVMALGAIAGFRHAGLVVPDDLRVAGFDDIPNLRDFSPGLTTVRFPLEQIGETAADIALSHDQVRIEHVVGEIVRRESA
- a CDS encoding tripartite tricarboxylate transporter permease; this encodes MDFLQPALDGFGVVLQPTNLLYCLLGVTIGMLIGVLPGLGPAATIAILLPLTYGIEPVTAIIMLAGIFYGAQYGGTITSVLLRLPGEASSVVTVFDGYMLAKQGRAGTALGIAAIGSFIGGTVAIVGLTFLAPLVAGFALDFGPPEYTALALLGILLVATISNGNKSKALIAACFGLLLATVGRDVFTGAERLTFGNLNLADGIDFVPVAMGLFGLGEILHNLEERHRAAKAPDKVSNVWPSRADLKQSSGAIGRGSVLGFFLGILPGGGATISSMAAYAMEKKRAKQPERFGRGAIEGVAGPETANNAAATSSFIPLLTLGIPANATMALMFGALLIQGVTPGPQLVQQDPELFWGVVNSMYVGNILLLIMSIPLIGVFVRILRVRGAILAPITVLITMLGAYTINNSMFDVMLVVVFGAVGYLMKKFGFEPGPLVLAFVLGSLLESNLRRSLLVFEGDVTGFFTRPISATLLLLFVLVAVLPVIQSALRRRSASGTSPAGPSVEDSDRTPVKENA